A region from the Benincasa hispida cultivar B227 chromosome 12, ASM972705v1, whole genome shotgun sequence genome encodes:
- the LOC120067656 gene encoding uncharacterized protein LOC120067656 codes for MLLLVIFLKRVFNSDTTLLERNFGGWRKFEERIEKEALRSLGNNQFVRGLGVDGKTDCLNACEKNIVDGAKIEVVEIYDEKPLVLASSHGKKLKDSDDKVSVKLSVEDTVTNVWSNTMTEKLGVKTPFEGRIEVSANLEGTGMWRETTQMKSLMEITHDVIVPKRLKLKASIFGTQGTCDIPFSYTHKDELFNGRTVIRRLHDGLFTGINCYNFKFVAEQESL; via the exons ATGCTATTACTTGTCATCTTCTTGAAAAGAGTCTTTAACTCTGATACTACTTTGTTGGAAAGAAATTTTGGAGGTTGGAGGAAATTTGAAGAGAGAATTGAGAAAGAGG CACTTCGAAGTTTGGGGAATAATCAATTCGTCAGAGGACTCGGTGTAGATGGAAAAACAGACTGTCTTAATGCTTGtgagaaaaatattgttgatgGGGCCAAGATTGAAGTAGTTGA AATTTATGATGAGAAACCATTGGTATTGGCTTCTTCACATGGGAAGAAATTGAAAGATTCTGATGATAAAGTTAGTGTCAAATTGTCTGTTGAAGATACTGTCACTAACGTTTGGAGTAATACAATGACTGAAAAACTTGGTGTTAAAACACCATTTGAAGGTCGAATTGAAGTTTCAGCAAACTTAGAAGGAACAGGGATGTGGAGAGAAACAACTCAAATGAAGTCTTTAATGGAGATTACTCATGATGTGATTGTGCCTAAACGATTGAAACTCAAAGCAAGTATATTTGGTACACAAGGTACTTGCGATATTCCTTTCTCTTATACTCATAAGGACGAACTTTTTAATGGAAGAACTGTTATTCGTCGTCTTCATGATGGCCTTTTCACTGGGATTAATTGTTATAACTTCAAGTTTGTGGCAGAGCAAGAATCATTGTGA